A DNA window from Pyrus communis chromosome 3, drPyrComm1.1, whole genome shotgun sequence contains the following coding sequences:
- the LOC137729676 gene encoding uncharacterized GPI-anchored protein At1g61900-like, whose amino-acid sequence MASLKLTAHVFILFLSLHVCCCSTIDYLKDPVLSFKQKDSMLPMISPTVTPQPFLPLLAPSPLAPYTNTTVPKLSGLCRLNFSVAESLMTVTSIDCWSVFAPLLANVMCCPQLKATLTILIGQSSKETNVLALNGTTAKHCLSDIEQILVAQGANDSLARICSVHSSNLTDASCPVIGVNEFEDTVDTSKLLAACEKIDPVKECCAQTCENAILDAATRIASKASDVLSTDGAHDLLPDRSSKINGCKSIVLRWLASKLSPSHAKEVLRGLSNCKINKACPLVFPDMKHVAMGCGNGISNRTACCTAMESYVAHLQKQSLITNLQALDCAASLGMKLRKSNITKNVYSLCHISLKDFSLQVGNQVSGCLLPSLPSDATFDSSGVSFLCDLNDNIPAPWPTSQGAASSCSKHVKIPALPAAASAESGLYHDGVMLSLLLASAMVLMTLL is encoded by the exons ATGGCGTCTCTGAAGCTCACTGCCCATGTCTTTATCCTGTTCCTGA GTCTCCATGTATGTTGTTGCAGCACGATAGATTATCTTAAAGATCCAGTCTTGTCGTTTAAACAAAAAGATTCTATGTTACCAATGATCTCTCCTACTGTGACTCCTCAACCCTTTCTTCCCCTTCTTGCTCCTTCACCATTGGCACCATATACTAATACCACCGTCCCAAAATTATCAG GACTCTGTAGGCTAAACTTCAGTGTTGCTGAGAGTTTGATGACTGTGACCTCAATTGATTGCTGGTCCGTTTTTGCACCATTGCTAGCTAATGTAATGTGTTGTCCACAGTTGAAAGCCACTCTCACAATTCTCATTGGTCAATCTAGTAAAGAGACCAATGTTCTGGCTTTAAATGGGACAACTGCTAAACACTGCCTATCAGATATCGAGCAGATTTTGGTGGCCCAGGGTGCAAATGATAGTCTTGCACGAATATGTTCAGTTCATTCATCAAATCTGACTGATGCATCTTGCCCAGTCATTGGTGTTAATGAGTTTGAGGATACAGTTGATACTTCCAAGTTGCTTGCTGCTTGTGAGAAGATTGACCCTGTGAAGGAATGCTGTGCTCAAACGTGTGAGAATGCTATATTAGATGCGGCTACAAGGATTGCATCAAAAGCTTCTGATGTTTTGAGCACAGATGGTGCTCATGATCTCTTACCAGATAGATCAAGTAAAATCAATGGCTGCAAAAGTATTGTCCTCCGATGGCTGGCAAGTAAACTCAGTCCTTCTCATGCCAAGGAAGTTCTAAGGGGACTGTCTAATTGCAAGATTAACAAGG CTTGTCCCCTGGTTTTCCCTGACATGAAGCATGTTGCAATGGGTTGTGGGAATGGGATAAGTAACCGGACTGCATGTTGTACTGCCATGGAGAGCTATGTGGCCCACTTGCAAAAGCAGAGTTTAATAACCAACTTGCAAGCTTTGGATTGTGCTGCATCACTGGGAATGAAGTTACGAAAATCAAATATTACCAAAAATGTGTATAGCCTATGTCATATAAGCCTGAAGGATTTCTCGCTTCAAG TTGGAAATCAAG TGTCTGGATGTCTTTTGCCGAGCCTGCCTTCCGATGCCACATTTGACAGTTCAGGTGTCAGCTTCCTTTGTGATCTGAATGATAACATTCCAGCTCCCTGGCCCACCTCTCAAGGGGCAGCTTCATCTTGCAGTAAAC ATGTCAAGATTCCTGCACTTCCTGCAGCAGCATCTGCTGAAAGTG GTCTATACCATGATGGCGTGATGCTTTCTCTACTCCTTGCTTCCGCGATGGTTCTTATGACGCTTCTGTAA